One window of the Rhipicephalus microplus isolate Deutch F79 chromosome 2, USDA_Rmic, whole genome shotgun sequence genome contains the following:
- the LOC119170149 gene encoding FHF complex subunit HOOK interacting protein 2A, translating to MFSRLATAFSNAVDALAPPLPLHEEFQWHWTAIMKFYTDRNSNSKKPIELTGLAGRLEEMSKILEQEEAELGSENMGPCMEHFLQHKMLEQMSALSRADTPPGIKKCVLVFTTRLLSNSKQVLLPQMGIYTAVQKLIGLCGEVLAAPTEREEAGFLNIVCQKIRADPSILTCFLPTVHEQRHRSSIPNGKQPDGSCGDTSALSFPLLRACLTLMESADSDVSTLAAECLILCMSNLGDEVAHYVIAKSNMCSSVILHLVKLYCAIPHTLKAADIDEAVTSWSADTVTSSGSTDHQVLAPGKRKLLCFFKWLGFTDTLVELSNAIVGAELGKTFFEDFLQGPLFEDFTKAESEESFLFITSLVTTCLRNLNSKDLVATVGSFLLGEHKGSSASPKDMLLERGRDPNASPQLVLTTLQAFEELLQRPSKEILDSLLLSHLVGRNYQSDVAAEAFDFSDDDQEGLCNRVGKANMSDFEISPGSSPVSRTFAPAQIHRILNCFLMLLPDEIKSCEETDSGYDAYISDAHRQYQDMLAVTDGWEWPSEPVREEPPSAEDDQSSDSQPEADSLHHGFYEGPFLSMLLDRIENMHRQPYDVNLLVTSLISRLALFAHPNLHEYLLNPLLPLAPGARSLFTALLKVVEEIQVAVHGMENLKRKLMLTRNALLNDSGDDSALGDESGVLEAIIVLEEFCKELAAVAFVKYHAAA from the exons ATGTTCTCTCGGCTAGCCACCGCATTTTCTAATGCGGTGGATGCTTTAGCGCCACCGCTTCCGTTACACGAGGAGTTTCAGTGGCACTGGACGGCGATCATGAAGTTCTACACCGACCGCAACTCGAACAGCAAGAAACCCATAGAGCTGACAGGTTTGGCCGGGCGCCTCGAAGAAATGTCGAAGATACTAGAGCAGGAGGAAGCCGAACTTGGAAGTGAAAACATGGGGCCATGTATGGAGCACTTCTTGCAGCACAAGATGCTCGAACAAATGAGCGCGTTGTCGAGAGCGGACACTCCCCCCGGAATCAAGAAGTGCGTCCTTGTGTTCACCACGCGGCTGCTGTCCAACAGCAAGCAAGTGTTGTTGCCGCAGATGGGGATCTACACTGCCGTCCAAAAGCTCATCGGTCTTTGCGGCGAGGTTCTGGCTGCGCCTACGGAACGAGAAGAG gctggCTTTCTTAACATCGTATGCCAAAAAATCCGAGCTGACCCCAGCATCCTCACCTGCTTCTTACCAACAGTGCATGAACAGAGGCATCGATCGTCCATTCCAAATGGAAAGCAACCAGACGGAAGCTGTGGTGACACGTCTGCCTTGTCATTCCCATTGCTTCGGGCCTGCCTCACCCTAATGGAGAGTGCCGACTCTGACGTTTCCACGCTCGCAGCAGAGTGCCTTATATTGTGCATGTCTAACCTAGGCGACGAAGTCGCTCACTACGTAATCGCCAAGTCTAACATGTGTTCCAGTGTGATTCTTCACCTAGTCAAGCTCTACTGTGCCATACCTCACACATTGAAAGCGGCCGACATTGACGAAGCCGTGACTTCTTGGAGTGCCGATACGGTTACTTCCAGTGGTTCAACAGACCATCAAGTTCTTGCACCTGGGAAGCGGAAACTGCTTTGCTTCTTTAAGTGGCTGGGTTTCACGGACACCTTGGTTGAGCTGTCAAATGCCATCGTAGGTGCTGAGCTAGGCAAGACATTCTTCGAAGACTTTCTACAGGGTCCTCTCTTTGAAGACTTCACCAAAGCCGAGTCTGAAGAGAGCTTCCTTTTCATCACTTCACTAGTCACCACTTGCTTGCGCAATCTTAATTCAAAAGACTTGGTTGCCACTGTCGGAAGCTTCTTGTTAGGTGAACATAAGGGATCCAGTGCTTCACCAAAGGACATGCTGTTGGAGCGTGGCCGGGACCCTAACGCCTCTCCCCAGCTTGTGCTCACCACCCTTCAGGCCTTTGAAGAGTTATTGCAAAGACCTTCGAAGGAGATTCTAGATAGCTTACTGCTCAGCCACCTTGTTGGCCGCAACTACCAAAGTGACGTCGCTGCCGAAGCTTTCGATTTCAGTGACGACGACCAGGAGGGATTGTGCAATCGTGTGGGTAAGGCAAACATGAGTGATTTTGAAATTTCACCCGGATCGTCACCAGTTAGCCGCACATTCGCGCCTGCGCAGATTCATCGCATTCTCAATTGCTTCCTAATGCTCTTGCCCGACGAAATAAAGTCATGCGAGGAGACTGACTCTGGCTACGACGCGTACATTTCTGACGCGCACCGGCAGTATCAGGACATGCTTGCAGTCACCGACGGTTGGGAGTGGCCTAGCGAGCCCGTAAGAGAAGAACCGCCCAGTGCCGAGGACGACCAGAGCTCGGATTCGCAACCTGAGGCTGACAGCCTTCACCACGGATTCTACGAAGGTCCCTTTCTGTCCATGCTGTTGGACCGCATTGAAAACATGCACAGACAGCCATACGATGTGAACCTGCTGGTAACCTCCCTCATCTCGCGGCTCGCGCTGTTTGCCCATCCAAATCTTCATGAGTACCTGTTGAACCCGCTGCTTCCTTTGGCTCCTGGGGCGAGATCGTTGTTCACTGCCCTCCTCAAGGTTGTGGAAGAGATTCAGGTTGCAGTTCATGGCATGGAAAACCTCAAGCGAAAGCTCATGTTGACACGCAATGCACTTCTCAATGACAGTGGTGACGACTCCGCACTGGGAGATGAATCCGGTGTCTTGGAAGCCATCATCGTTCTTGAGGAGTTTTGTAAAGAACTTGCAGCTGTGGCCTTTGTCAAGTACCATGCAGCTGCATAA